The proteins below come from a single Asanoa ferruginea genomic window:
- a CDS encoding RNA polymerase sigma-70 factor → MRPVEEFQELRPLLFSIAYRILGSVSEAEDAVQETWLRYAATSTQPTSAKAFLSTTVSRISIDVLRSARVRREEYVGPWFPEPLLTDPYQDPERSAELADSVSMAALLLLERLSPLERAVFVLREVFGFGFREIAAAVERSEAACRQLAMQARRHMSAGRPRFEADRKERDELAGRFFDAFKEGELDALREFLAADVHLVGDGGGKTPQVAAQIIGAENVARVVAALVTAFVRIGGVVEPHEVNGQPGAIFRDRDGNVVNTMVLDILDGQIQMIRTVSNPDKLGHLGSVGDAWAVVREATETTDRPGPSAS, encoded by the coding sequence GTGAGGCCGGTCGAGGAGTTCCAGGAGCTGCGACCGTTGCTGTTCTCGATCGCCTACCGGATCCTGGGCAGCGTTAGCGAGGCCGAGGACGCGGTCCAGGAGACCTGGTTGCGCTACGCGGCAACGTCGACACAACCCACTTCGGCCAAGGCGTTCCTGTCGACCACGGTAAGCCGAATCTCGATCGACGTGCTGCGCTCGGCCCGTGTTCGGCGTGAGGAGTATGTCGGGCCGTGGTTCCCGGAGCCGCTGCTCACCGATCCCTACCAGGATCCGGAGCGGTCGGCGGAGCTAGCGGACTCGGTGTCGATGGCGGCGCTGCTGCTGCTGGAACGGCTCTCCCCGCTCGAACGAGCGGTATTCGTGCTGCGCGAGGTGTTCGGGTTCGGCTTCCGCGAGATCGCCGCGGCGGTGGAGAGATCGGAAGCGGCGTGCCGCCAGCTCGCGATGCAGGCCCGGCGGCACATGAGCGCGGGCCGGCCGCGGTTCGAGGCCGACCGCAAGGAGCGCGACGAACTCGCTGGACGATTCTTCGACGCCTTCAAGGAAGGCGAGCTTGACGCCCTGCGGGAGTTCCTGGCCGCCGACGTGCACCTGGTCGGCGACGGCGGTGGCAAGACGCCGCAAGTGGCCGCCCAGATTATTGGCGCGGAGAACGTGGCGCGGGTGGTCGCCGCCCTTGTCACGGCGTTCGTCCGGATCGGCGGCGTGGTTGAGCCGCACGAGGTGAACGGCCAGCCGGGCGCGATCTTCCGCGACCGGGACGGCAACGTCGTCAACACCATGGTGCTCGACATCCTCGATGGACAGATCCAGATGATCCGCACGGTGAGCAATCCCGACAAGCTCGGGCACCTGGGCTCCGTCGGCGATGCGTGGGCGGTCGTTCGTGAGGCGACCGAAACCACGGATCGGCCCGGCCCATCGGCGTCATGA